One segment of Streptomyces sp. NBC_01463 DNA contains the following:
- a CDS encoding AAA family ATPase yields the protein MGTDATNHSTHITPPVLRLHLFGGFRVTRDDGPSLAERWPRPSARALVKLLAVSPGHSLHREQAMEICWPDSDPQAALGSLRVALHAARRAIEPELAPRASSSYLTGEGTLLRLDPHTVVIDADEAEALAERALADGGTAPLAAALAAFTGELLPEDRYAAWAEARRTHLDALRDRVRLALAEAHLTDGENESASEVALRALAAAPAEERAHRVVIEACLRQGLRRQAVRQYHLCREALDAELGVRPGPATERLHLLALDATTTVLPASASPVLPAAIRTPAGPPLRGRDGALRSLLAADGPPVRLVGGEAGVGKTRLTTEVARAAAASGTTVLWGAGHDAEGHTPYGVFVEALDAWLADRPPVERARIGGEYPELAALLPSLGQIGAGRDRSPEEERDRFFRATAGLLGDLAAGAPVLLVLDDLHAADAGSYQLLSHLARRAATTGAGWRFVVTYRAEEFDADDPRRTALETLVHARLAEPVELGRLDRDECLAVARDAGALTGLDRVWELSLGNPLFALELARTVHEGADPGAPGAPEGVRQLVAARLARLGPAARRVVEAISVTGGGAALTEILDVAGQGLHPPLSPAEATDAVDAAVTASVVTERPVVVGGRSLPGLAFRHPLVRLTCYDGLSTARRRQLHSAYAEAVLRHRPDAVDTLATQLTRADDPRATGYLRQAAERAAALCANDTADRYYAELTARLDASAADAARARIDRGAVLRRMARYRDAATVLREALEDMVRRGDEDGQVLAAARLSEILMKYRGTEEGEELLRTHRPGPRTPALAVATHHLAAGGLRFVTGRYEEAHTSARIAQEAADTVGGGERRGLLARALGMQATSLALAGRFDRARPAAEAALPHAEAYGDQELLVTTLSVLREHARRSGRLGEAVSIGQRALKLAEHTGDPTAVAFERANLAELHLLRCEFSEAREHAQAAVQEGEAQSSWCTPYALAALARVRIRTGEPGAGELLERAGRAAEAQADRQALHEVRTAQAELLVREGSPAEALALLGRDHGPGTAHLVAWAELYAGSPRAAVRIATEETARAQQVGERLAETEARTVLGAALAACGQREAAREEFGRAAALAAELPYPAGTHRVEQARGTAGPAAR from the coding sequence ATGGGCACAGACGCGACGAACCACAGCACACACATCACTCCCCCGGTGCTGCGTCTGCACCTTTTCGGCGGGTTCCGGGTGACTCGCGACGACGGCCCCTCCCTCGCCGAGCGGTGGCCCCGGCCGAGCGCCCGTGCCCTGGTCAAGCTCCTCGCGGTCTCCCCCGGGCACAGCCTCCACCGCGAACAGGCGATGGAGATCTGCTGGCCGGACTCCGACCCGCAGGCGGCGCTCGGCAGCCTCCGGGTCGCCCTGCACGCCGCCCGCCGCGCCATCGAGCCCGAACTCGCCCCCCGCGCCTCCTCGTCCTATCTCACCGGCGAGGGCACCCTGCTGCGGCTCGATCCGCACACCGTCGTGATCGACGCGGACGAGGCGGAGGCCCTGGCCGAGCGCGCCCTGGCCGACGGCGGCACCGCGCCGCTCGCCGCCGCGCTCGCCGCGTTCACCGGGGAGCTGCTGCCCGAGGACCGCTACGCCGCCTGGGCCGAGGCCCGGCGCACCCATCTCGACGCGCTGCGCGACCGGGTCCGGCTCGCGCTGGCCGAGGCCCATCTCACGGACGGCGAGAACGAGTCGGCGAGCGAGGTGGCGCTGCGCGCCCTGGCCGCCGCGCCGGCCGAGGAGCGGGCCCACCGGGTCGTCATCGAGGCCTGTCTGCGCCAGGGGCTGCGCCGGCAGGCGGTGCGCCAGTACCACCTGTGCCGGGAGGCGCTCGACGCCGAACTCGGTGTACGGCCGGGGCCCGCGACCGAGCGGCTGCACCTGCTGGCGCTGGACGCCACCACGACCGTGCTGCCCGCCTCCGCGTCCCCGGTGCTGCCCGCCGCGATCCGCACCCCGGCGGGCCCCCCGCTGCGCGGCCGCGACGGGGCGCTGCGGTCGCTGCTGGCCGCGGACGGCCCGCCGGTGCGGCTGGTCGGCGGTGAGGCGGGGGTGGGCAAGACCCGGCTGACGACCGAGGTGGCCCGGGCGGCCGCCGCGTCCGGGACGACCGTCCTGTGGGGCGCGGGACACGACGCGGAGGGCCACACCCCGTACGGCGTCTTCGTGGAGGCGCTGGACGCGTGGCTGGCCGACCGGCCGCCGGTGGAGCGGGCCAGGATCGGCGGCGAGTACCCCGAACTGGCCGCCCTGCTGCCGTCCCTGGGGCAGATCGGGGCGGGCCGGGACCGCAGCCCCGAGGAGGAGCGCGACCGGTTCTTCCGGGCCACCGCCGGACTGCTCGGCGATCTCGCGGCGGGCGCGCCGGTGCTGCTGGTCCTGGACGATCTGCATGCCGCGGACGCGGGGTCGTACCAGCTGCTGAGCCATCTCGCCCGGCGGGCGGCGACCACCGGTGCGGGGTGGCGCTTCGTGGTCACCTACCGGGCGGAGGAGTTCGACGCCGACGACCCGCGCCGCACCGCCCTGGAGACCCTGGTGCACGCCCGGCTCGCGGAACCCGTCGAGCTGGGGCGGCTGGACCGGGACGAGTGCCTGGCCGTCGCCCGGGACGCGGGGGCGCTCACCGGTCTCGACCGGGTGTGGGAACTCTCCCTGGGCAACCCCCTCTTCGCCCTGGAGCTGGCCCGTACGGTCCACGAGGGCGCCGACCCGGGCGCACCGGGCGCGCCGGAGGGAGTCCGTCAGCTGGTGGCCGCGCGTCTGGCCCGGCTGGGTCCGGCGGCCCGGCGGGTGGTCGAGGCGATCTCCGTGACCGGCGGCGGCGCGGCCCTCACCGAGATCCTCGACGTGGCCGGGCAGGGCCTCCACCCGCCGCTCTCCCCGGCCGAGGCGACGGACGCCGTCGACGCGGCGGTGACGGCGTCGGTGGTGACCGAACGGCCGGTGGTGGTCGGCGGGCGCTCGCTGCCCGGCCTCGCCTTCCGGCATCCGCTGGTGCGGCTGACCTGTTACGACGGCCTGTCCACGGCCAGGCGCCGCCAGCTGCACTCGGCGTACGCGGAGGCCGTGCTGCGCCACCGTCCGGACGCGGTCGACACCCTGGCCACCCAGCTGACCCGCGCCGACGACCCGCGGGCCACCGGCTATCTGCGGCAGGCCGCCGAACGTGCCGCCGCGCTCTGCGCCAACGACACCGCGGACCGCTACTACGCCGAGCTGACGGCGCGGCTCGACGCGTCGGCCGCCGACGCCGCCCGGGCCCGCATCGACCGGGGGGCCGTACTGCGCAGGATGGCCCGCTACCGGGACGCGGCCACCGTGCTGCGCGAGGCACTGGAGGACATGGTGCGCCGGGGCGACGAGGACGGGCAGGTGCTGGCGGCGGCCCGGCTGAGCGAGATCCTGATGAAGTACCGCGGGACGGAGGAGGGCGAGGAGCTGCTGCGCACCCACCGGCCCGGCCCGCGGACCCCGGCGCTGGCCGTGGCGACGCACCATCTGGCCGCGGGAGGACTGCGGTTCGTGACCGGCCGGTACGAAGAGGCGCACACCTCGGCCCGTATCGCGCAGGAGGCCGCGGACACCGTCGGCGGCGGCGAGCGCAGGGGGCTGCTCGCCCGGGCACTGGGGATGCAGGCGACCTCGCTGGCCCTGGCCGGCCGGTTCGACCGGGCCAGGCCCGCGGCGGAGGCGGCCCTCCCGCACGCGGAGGCGTACGGGGACCAGGAGCTCCTGGTGACCACGCTCTCGGTGCTGCGGGAACACGCCCGCAGGTCCGGCCGGCTCGGCGAGGCCGTCTCCATCGGGCAGCGGGCGCTGAAGCTCGCCGAGCACACCGGCGACCCCACGGCGGTCGCGTTCGAGCGCGCCAACCTGGCCGAACTGCATCTGCTGCGCTGCGAGTTCAGCGAGGCGCGGGAACACGCGCAGGCCGCGGTCCAGGAGGGTGAGGCACAGAGCAGCTGGTGCACCCCCTACGCCCTCGCGGCGCTGGCCCGCGTCCGGATCCGGACCGGCGAGCCGGGCGCCGGCGAGCTGCTGGAGCGGGCCGGACGGGCCGCCGAGGCGCAGGCCGACCGCCAGGCACTCCACGAGGTGCGGACGGCGCAGGCCGAACTCCTGGTCCGCGAGGGCAGTCCGGCCGAGGCCCTCGCGCTGCTGGGCCGCGACCACGGACCGGGCACCGCGCACCTGGTCGCGTGGGCGGAGCTGTACGCGGGCAGCCCGCGGGCGGCGGTCCGGATCGCGACGGAGGAGACGGCACGGGCGCAGCAGGTCGGCGAGCGGCTCGCGGAGACCGAGGCGCGCACGGTGCTCGGGGCGGCGCTCGCGGCGTGCGGGCAGCGGGAGGCGGCCCGCGAGGAGTTCGGCCGGGCCGCGGCCCTGGCGGCCGAACTCCCCTATCCGGCGGGCACGCACCGCGTCGAGCAGGCCCGCGGCACGGCGGGACCGGCCGCGCGCTGA
- a CDS encoding aldehyde dehydrogenase family protein: protein MKAHDGMYIGGAWRPAAGADTIAVVNPADEQVIAHVPAGTAEDVDAAVRAARAAFPGWAATPPAERAALIGALRDVLAARKDEIAETVTAELGSPLPLSQMVHAGVPVLVAGSYAELAATYAFEERHGNSTVFLEPVGVVGAITPWNYPLHQVVAKVAPALAAGCTVVLKPAEDTPLTAQLFAEATEEAGLPAGVFNLVTGLGPVAGQALAEHEDVDLVSFTGSTAVGRRIGATAGGAVKRVALELGGKSANVILPSADLAKAVNVGIANVMSNSGQTCSAWTRMLVDAERYEEAVALAAAAVAKYVPGERVGPLVNAKQQARVRGYIEKGVAEGARLVAGGPDAPLPTGYYVSPTVFADVTLEMTIAQEEIFGPVVSILKYEDEADALRIANGTVYGLAGAVWAADESEAVAFARRMDTGQVDINGGRFNPLAPFGGYKQSGVGRELGAHGLAEYLQTKSLQF from the coding sequence ATGAAGGCTCACGACGGTATGTACATCGGCGGCGCGTGGCGGCCCGCCGCCGGAGCGGACACCATCGCGGTGGTCAATCCGGCCGACGAGCAGGTCATCGCCCACGTCCCGGCCGGTACGGCCGAGGACGTCGACGCCGCGGTCCGCGCCGCGCGCGCCGCCTTCCCCGGCTGGGCCGCGACCCCGCCCGCCGAGCGGGCCGCCCTCATCGGCGCCCTGCGCGATGTGCTGGCCGCCCGCAAGGACGAGATCGCCGAGACGGTCACCGCCGAACTGGGCTCGCCGCTGCCGCTGTCGCAGATGGTGCACGCGGGCGTCCCGGTCCTGGTCGCCGGTTCGTACGCCGAACTGGCCGCGACGTACGCCTTCGAGGAGCGGCACGGCAACTCCACCGTGTTCCTGGAGCCCGTCGGCGTGGTCGGCGCGATCACCCCGTGGAACTACCCGCTGCACCAGGTCGTCGCCAAGGTCGCCCCCGCGCTGGCCGCCGGCTGCACCGTCGTCCTCAAGCCCGCCGAGGACACCCCGCTCACCGCGCAGCTCTTCGCCGAGGCCACCGAGGAGGCCGGGCTGCCCGCCGGTGTCTTCAACCTGGTCACCGGCCTCGGCCCGGTCGCCGGACAGGCCCTCGCCGAGCACGAGGACGTCGATCTCGTCTCCTTCACCGGCTCCACCGCCGTCGGCAGGCGGATCGGCGCCACGGCGGGCGGCGCCGTCAAGCGCGTCGCGCTGGAACTCGGCGGCAAGTCGGCCAACGTCATCCTGCCCTCGGCCGATCTGGCGAAGGCGGTCAACGTCGGCATCGCCAACGTGATGTCCAACTCCGGCCAGACGTGCAGCGCCTGGACCCGGATGCTGGTGGACGCCGAGCGGTACGAGGAGGCCGTCGCACTCGCCGCCGCCGCCGTGGCCAAGTACGTACCCGGCGAGCGGGTCGGTCCGCTCGTCAACGCCAAGCAGCAGGCCCGGGTGCGCGGTTACATCGAGAAGGGCGTCGCCGAGGGCGCCCGCCTCGTGGCCGGCGGCCCCGACGCCCCGCTGCCCACGGGCTACTACGTCAGCCCCACCGTGTTCGCCGACGTCACCCTGGAGATGACCATCGCCCAGGAGGAGATCTTCGGCCCGGTCGTCTCGATCCTGAAGTACGAGGACGAGGCGGACGCGCTGCGCATCGCCAACGGCACCGTGTACGGGCTGGCGGGTGCCGTCTGGGCGGCCGACGAGTCCGAGGCCGTGGCCTTCGCCCGCCGGATGGACACCGGCCAGGTCGACATCAACGGCGGCCGTTTCAACCCGCTCGCTCCCTTCGGCGGCTACAAGCAGTCCGGCGTCGGCCGCGAGCTCGGTGCGCACGGCCTCGCCGAGTACCTCCAGA